The segment GTGTTTGTGCTACCGCCACGGCGACTTTGAGGGATGCATATGAAACCACCAAACAACTAtgtttcttaaaaataaaataatgagACAGATAATATTCACGCCAAAAGAAATTCATGATGAGTTATCATATTGTAGTCTTGTAGAGTCCAATGCAATTCTGCTTAAATAAAGGGAATttcaaacatttcaatttttCACAAGGGTAACAGCCAACTGCCACATTCGGCATTTGATCACATTCCTGATTTACAATGTTTGATTTTGTCTAACGACAAGGGGACAATAGCAGTACAAAAATATTTGACAGTTATAAAACCCATCAGAGGAAAGTCGAGTGGGGCATCAGTTACTGCATCTTGCAATAAGTCTACTTCGATCACATTAAATATTTGAAATGTGGATAGATCATGCATTGTTGATTTCAGCAGGATCCTGGAGCAATAAATTTCTTATTTCAGCATGATCCTGAAGCAATAAAGTTCTTATTTCAGCATGAAGCATGGCAAGGTAAATAACAGGGCATACAAAATACTTTTTACAAATACTCTAATATTTAACACCTGAAGTCCGAAGAAGTTTCTCCTGGACTTGGGATAGGCATAAATTTGTATGCCAAAGAGACCAATAGTCACTTCACATCTTCAGAAGAAAAGAACTGAACTATCATATTTGCATAGCAAACTGAAAGTTTCTACTATCATTTTATCATCAGATGAAAAATTAAAATAGAGAGTACACATGCTACTCCTACAAAAATTATTTTAACGAGATGACAATGACCATATGGCAGTAGCTTTTAGCCTATTCTAACAAGATTTCTCGAGAGAAAGAAGCTTATACAACAAATGCCAAGCCAAATGCAGTGCTTAATGCTGTATTTTTTGTATCAGTGTCACCAACTAAATAGCTAcccaatctccatgaactaaATATGTTTAATAGCGAGGCCACTATATATCAcaaaatattaaatatttttATGCAGCTTAGAGGATAGCACTCTTGATGAGCATAGTTTCATTGGCCGCTGAATGAAAATGTGATCTGAATATTATAGGCGAGGACACTAAAACCAAAGAAGCAGCAGTGACGAATTATGTTTGTTATCAAAACTTTCCTGGGAAAAGCAACAGTTTAAAATTTGCAGGAAAAAATGCACATAGCCACAAAAGCACAAGCACAAAAACAAAGGACGAATGAAAGTTACACATCTTGTGTGGAGAGTAAAAAAGAGAAACTGGCTTTCGTGTCGTGCCAAAAGTGTAATGATAAACAGACTTCTGAGTATGAGTAGCCCTCACCTTTTGACCACTCTTAGTGGCTGTTGTGGTTGCCTTCCTTTTTAAAAGCTTTTAATTTTTATCCATCTCATAACCTTGAGTAAAAAATTCAGAAACAGAGAAGGCAACGTAAGATTTGTTATTCCTAAGACCTGATTTTGGATATAGTCAtagaataaaaaagaaaagaaaagtgacCAATTGCTTTCGGTGCTAACACTACGGGAAAACTATAAATTACAATTTATTCAGTGATAAAAGCTATAAAGAGATATTTACGCTTCCATGAATAAATTGTGCAAATGGCATAATACAAGTGGAAACAAGTTTTGTATTGATATCAGAAAAAtgcaaaatgaaaaaaaaggatTAGTGATACTGATGCACAAAAAAAGGATTAGTGATACTGATGCAAcggcaagatgttttgagaTTTATGTACAACAATTTTAGCACTCTCCACCTGAATGTCATTGCTCCTTCAAATACTTTGCAGCACAGTTTTAACTATGGAGAAGTAGTCATATTCAATCTGTATTTCAGGGTGACCTCCCGTGAGTTTCTGCCAAAGAAAACAGATCTGCAAGGAAaatacatcctctcctacacaGCAATACATAAACAGATTAGCCTGATTAAGAGGTAACAGCACAGACGGTGGACAATGGCAGGGGCTCGTGGGCTATCTCACTTGACTGCCCCGCCCAAGCTGCTAATTGATTTGTTGTAGGTGCGGGtcgctttttctttctttatcgtcACAGATGTATCTTATGAGACAAAGATAGCGTGTGTGGTGTGTGGTACTAAGGTTTCTTGTAGGTGCAGGGtcgctttttctttctttattggCACAAATGTATCTTATGAGACAAAGATAGGGTGTGTGGTGTATTGTACTAAGGTTTCTTTACCCTGtatttcttcttaatataatgaagcTTAACTCTCCTGCGTTTTCGAGAGAAAGAAGGTAACAGAAAGGCCAACAAGTTCAGAAACTGCATACCCCACTGAAGATCTGGTAAACCATCAGCACATGCACACAAAACAAAAGAAACCATGGGGTCAGCTGTTAGCATATGCATTGTTCCCTGTATACCAAATCTCAAAAATTCACGGTCACCTCATGCACCCAAAATGGTCAACTTCCACCAAAGCAGGTTGAAGAACCGCAATACAAGGACGGCTAGTACTTCTCGCGTATTGGTATCAACATAAGATCTACAAAATCACAAAATTAATCACACTGACATGACATACTTGCAGTGATTCAGACATCTCATCCTGAAGATAGAAGAGGAAGTATGGTCAAAATTCTGACAAATTCATCTAGGAAAATCGATTCATCTTCATATGCAAGTAAAAGAAATGGAAATCTTTACACAGCTTGGCAAATTATGCTACAACTACAAAATTGGAATTGATCAAAATCGTGTATTCAGATCTTATTTGTATCGGGATGCCAAAACCAGCACGAAACTCACCTTATGCATGGGCACTGCGGCATGGAAGGGGTGCAGTACTGCAGTTAAATATTTAACTTCTCATAGAAATTTTGGATCAGTGTTAGTTGAGGATTACAGATTAATAATTAAAATCCAACGAAACCAGCCAACATTTCAATTTACAACACTTATATGAGAGGGAAAAGGAACTtgcatttttagttttttacCCAAGTAATATCTCATTGACATCATAGATCTATTGGTGTTAGATGTTTTGGGCCTTGGCCAAACAATTCCAAATAAATCTCAAAGGCCCACtcatacatgcatgtatatatggaaaggtgggggactttagtcccatcttgctacttcaagtggagtgaggccaacttaaaaagttgagctatctccatcttgttgaagcaattggggagaggaaaaggaagaaccacacgcgcgcgcgctcGCTCGCCTCGCCGGGCCGGCTGGGGCCAATGGGCGCGCATGCACGACATGCGCGTAAATGGTCCGGCGGCAGGTAAAGTTTCCATAATACGGTGATTGATTGCTTGCCTATTTGCTGCGTGCGACGCGTGTATAAATATGGGGCGAGACGTCGTCCTTTACACCTGAGATTCATCTCTTCCTCGCCACACTACTGCGCTGGCGCCGTCTTCCCCATCCCGTCGCCGATGTGCCATCAGTGTCGGGAGAGCAGGGTTCCGAAGCCTACGTCTCCTCGCGTCCCTGCACGGGGTAGGGGGCCtatcaggtttttgggaagcGCCGTCGCGACTGCTCGCTGGACGTCTTCTTCCCACTACGCCCGGTGTTCGCCGATCTCCATCGACggcattcttcttcttcttccttcgcgCCAACAACCCCGCTGTAAGGATGTCTATCCTTTCCGTGTTATTCGGTTTCATATCATTTCTGTTGCTAGCACTAGATTCTATGAACTTGGTTCAAACCGTAGTGCTAGTTTCGATTCATATATCTGTGATACATGTTATTAGCCTTTTCCTTGTTGTCGGAATTAATTTATGCATCGCTAAATTGCTTTTATTTCCAACAATTGGGCCAGGCAGGAGGGCCTACTAGGTCCGATCATTCGGACGGTTACACCACATCGGCAGTATGCACGCATGAGAGCCATGTTGCAGCAAGCGCGGGGGAAGACAGCTAGCAATTAATTGGCCACGTCAGATCTCACACATGCAATGCCTTTAACGAACTAAACAAAAtcatagagcatctccaacaactcttTATTCCAACTTACTAACCTTTaaaatttgctaaaagcatgACCCCTCTCCAACAACTTTTTATCTTAACTTGCTAAATTCAGAGATTTACGCACGCGTAGGTCGCTTGCTATCGCGAAATTCGTCCCTCGCCGGCCGCTGTCCCGCGTGAGCGCACCTCTTCCCGCGCGCGCGAGTGGCTCAGTGCCTAGAAATTCTTGTCACTGCAAGGCGTGGCCAAACATcttgtcgctgctgctgctactgctgctgATTGGAGCAGAAGCCTACCGCAACATCTTATGCTGCTGCTACTGACGGGACACATATGATGGACAGCGCTCCAGTTCTAGGTAGTTGTTGTGGCCGACCGGAGTTCCTGAGTGACGTCGAGGATGGCCGGCTAGAGTACAGAACAGCTGCGGCCACGCACGCGACACGCGAACACGGGAGTCGCAGCCACGCACGCGAAGTTGCGCAGGGTCGGAAGGAGGACCGTCGCGCAGGAAGGAGAAACGGCGGACTCGCGGCCCAATTCCGGTTGTGGAGAAAGATGGGCCTAGTTTTTCaattttaccaagtgagaatagcaacttattgAAGATACATCTTTTTTTCCTTTGCCAAACTAATTTGCAACTTGCTATAACCtaagatttgacaagtgaaatttaccaagttgttggagagctGGTGACATCGCCGATCCTGCTGGGGACGCCCTGAGAGATGTTCGAAATCAATTTCAGGCAGCCTGGAGCATACTTTTGGGAAAATCTCATCAATGGATTTTGAGGAAGGAGGAGACTCATGGCAAGTCAGTATCTGACGTGCCACCGGAAAATATACATTAGCTAGAAAGATTACAGAATCATAATACTCTctttccattctaaattataggtCGTTTTAATTTTTTTGATACATAGAGTTTATtctgtatctagacatatattaTATCTAGGTATATAATAAAATGGATATACCAAAAAGTTaaagtgacttataatttgtaATAGAGAGAGTATTAGTTATGTAATACTGTAGCTATGGAGACTTTAataagttacctacaacttttcTTTCTTTCAATTACCCACATGCTGTGTACATAGTAAGATAGTTGTGATATGCAAATATTCCCTATCTATTTTTTAGTGTCGCTATGATATTTGTGCTGATTGAATTTTCTTAAGTTTCtccaaatttataaaaaaaaaatagcaacatttatatcttcaaataaatttattataaaaatagatcCAATGATCTATTTAATGattatactaattatgtatagaaattaatattatcatatatatttagtcaaagctAAGTGTGTTAGACTTTTCGAAAAGTGCAGTTAAAAAGAGAATGGGAGAGTAGATTGTAGCGACAAGCTGGCTGGGTATAAGGTATTCATCTATTTTTCCAACAGTGACAGAATAGGCACACTCCACCTGTTTTTTTTCGACAATGATATAACAAGATGGTGACAGTGAAAGACACTTCACTAACCACATATAATTGATGGAATGTAACCTCCAAGCAGAAGTTATTTAACTACAGAATCGCAAAAAGTCAAAATAAGTGCATTCAGAATAAAATTGGTATAAAACAGAGCAAAGTAATGGCAGTAGACTCTGAACAGAGTTTAATTATTAagatattttaaaaaatatggaacactatctccaaatagaaaaACTAGTCAAGGGTGTATACAAACAATAGCAGCTAAATTTACGAGATATCTTTGGGAAAGATAAAGAGATAAGGCGCATCGGTCGTTGTGGAGGGAGTGCGGTCGCCGGGTAGGGGCACACCGCCCACCGGGGGAGGGAGTGCTGCCATCGGTCAGGGCCATAGGCGGAGCTCCCCATGCGGCACAGTGGGGCAGCTGCCCCACCTATCGCCAGCACAGAGGACGCTCACCCTCTTCTTCTTACTCCCTCCTAGCATCTCAGTAGAGTAGCGAGCAGCGATGGCGAGCCCTGCGACGTGGCGTGACAGACGTCTAGATGAGAAGAATGTCGAACGACGTCTAAGTGAGTCAACAAGCACAATATTAGGGTTAGGGTACCATCGCCATTCGCCGAGCCACCCCTAGCTACAACGTGTTTCCTTGCCACCTGCCAGACCTCGCCACCTGAGATCTGCAACCTCCTCACACGTTGCTGCAATTGCTACATCAAAGAAGCCTGACAAGATAGCCCTCCTCGTCAATAGCCTAACTGCAGCAGCGCACAACACTGTACAGAGAAGTGCATATGTCCAATGATCCGCGGCACAGGTGTAGAAGCTTTCCAGGCAAGATTGTCATGCGTGTTTTTTTAGAACAAAAAAGGAGGACTGCTTGAGAAGATTGTTTATTTTGTCTTCCAATCATTTTTTATAACCATCCCAAATAACAATCTGTGAGTCTTTTTTTACAAAAATATTTGAGAATGCAATTATGTTTTAGTTATGTATGTGCAATTCGCCCCACCTAAAATTTTGATCGAGCTCCGCCAGGGGCACACCGAGCAACTGCCGTGGAAGGAGCACGAGGTCAGGAAAGAGAACGAggggaaaaagaagaaagagagaaaaagtAAAAACATCATAAATATTTAGCAACTTCAGCCGATACGAGATGTTTTACCAAGTGGGTCACCAAAACAGCTCCCGCTTCATGAGTGAAGCTTTTTATAGAgctggagaaaaaaaaaacccggCTTCACCTGTAAAATGAAGCCCTACCTAAATTGTAAAAATGATACAATATTATTATATTACTATGTGACAAATGGTACACTTATTCTTGTTGCTAGGTGCGCGATTGCACAGGCTACCTCACGACTCACTTGACGCTGCAACCATGAGTCCGGAAGTCGACAACGAAGTCGCACTCACAAGAGCCCCATGAGTCCGGAAGGTACTACCTTATTACGTAGGAGACACATAAATTTGTGGAAAAAAATGAAACGGGCATCTCACACGAGCACCAGGAAAGACAGAATCAAGGGCTGCAGTGCGCTTTGAGGCTGGAAATGAACTTCTGCATGCTCCGGTAGCTGGTGCCACCCTCTGCGACGGCCTTGGCCGCTTCCTCGCCGGTCCTCGTCGCCCTTGCCCTGACGGCTGCGTCGGACATGacctcctttactttcttaccGATCTCCTCCCCGGTCACCAGCCAGTCCTCCCCGTCCCAGCTCCACTGCTCCATCCACACTCCAACGCCGCCGCTCACCACCACCGTGGCGTTCACGCGGTGGTCGCCGCCGCGTGGCCACGCCAGCAGCGgcacgccggcggcggccgcctcCGTCACCGAGTTCCACCCGCTGTGGCTCAGGAACAGCCCCACGGACGCGTGCTTCAGCACGGCCTCCTGGTCCACCCACGCCTTGGTCACCAGGCCTCGCCCCTGCACGCGCTCCAGGAACCCCTCGCCGAGCACGTCGTCCGTCAGCTCGGCGGTGTCGTCCCTATCCACCGTCGTGGTCTTGAGCACCCAGAGGAACCGGCAGCCGCTCGCCTCCAGTCCGGCGGCGATCTCCCTGATCTGTTCCAGGCTTACCGCGTTCCGGTTGCCGAACGCCACGTACACCACTGACCTCGCCGGCTGCTCGTCAAGCCAGGCAACCGGCGGGGACCCCGTCgttgcttcttcttccttggaccTGAGCGGGCCGATGGCGTACACCGGCGGGAACCCGGCCACGACCTTGCCGTCTCTCAGGGCGGCGAGCGCCACCGGCTCCAGGGCGTCGAACGTGTTGACCAGAAAGCCGTCGGCGTTGATGATCTCGCGGCCGTTGTCGATGAACTGCTTGGTGAAGAGCTTGTTGAGGTCCAGCAGCGGCTGCGGGAGGTAAGACTGCGGGATGCGACGCACGCCGGGGATGTCGacgtcgccgacgccgacgccgacgccgacgccaggCCCGTGCTCgcccttgttcttcttgtcgaGGTGTACAGGGGTGTACGCAGCGAGCGAGAGCATGGTGGCGCAGGAGACGAAGAGGACGTGGCACTGGACACCGAGCTCCTTGGCGATCGGGATGACGTGGGAGGTCAGGGTGACGTCTGTCACGACGGCGGAGACGCGCGggccggcggcgccggcgatgAGCGGGCGGAAGAGGTGCGCCGAGCGGCGCAGGGCCTCCCATCGGAGCAAGAACGGGTCGTGGCCTGGGAACTCCGACGACGCGTCGAACGGCAGGAGGTGGAAGTCGACGCGGCTGACGCGGGGGAGGGCAGCGAAGAGGCTGGCGAAGTGGTCGGCCTCGGCGGCAGAGACGGTCGGGAGAACGGTCACCACGGAGATGTCGACGACGTCGTGCGCC is part of the Sorghum bicolor cultivar BTx623 chromosome 10, Sorghum_bicolor_NCBIv3, whole genome shotgun sequence genome and harbors:
- the LOC8073750 gene encoding UDP-glucose:2-hydroxyflavanone C-glucosyltransferase, which gives rise to MAPPATKSLGELDGGARPHVMFIPSAGMGHLLPFFRVIAALAAHDVVDISVVTVLPTVSAAEADHFASLFAALPRVSRVDFHLLPFDASSEFPGHDPFLLRWEALRRSAHLFRPLIAGAAGPRVSAVVTDVTLTSHVIPIAKELGVQCHVLFVSCATMLSLAAYTPVHLDKKNKGEHGPGVGVGVGVGDVDIPGVRRIPQSYLPQPLLDLNKLFTKQFIDNGREIINADGFLVNTFDALEPVALAALRDGKVVAGFPPVYAIGPLRSKEEEATTGSPPVAWLDEQPARSVVYVAFGNRNAVSLEQIREIAAGLEASGCRFLWVLKTTTVDRDDTAELTDDVLGEGFLERVQGRGLVTKAWVDQEAVLKHASVGLFLSHSGWNSVTEAAAAGVPLLAWPRGGDHRVNATVVVSGGVGVWMEQWSWDGEDWLVTGEEIGKKVKEVMSDAAVRARATRTGEEAAKAVAEGGTSYRSMQKFISSLKAHCSP